The sequence below is a genomic window from Denitratisoma sp. DHT3.
GGAGCGCGTGGTCTTCATCGACCGCAATGTGCGCGTCGGCGTGCCGGCCGGCGTCGGCGACCACCTGCGCGTGCAGAGTGCGGGCGGCGCGATCTACCTGCGGGCGAACGAGCCGATTCCGCCCACGCGGCTGCAACTGCAGGACGTGGAATCAGGCGCGCTGATCCTGCTCGACATCGCCGCCGAGCCGGCGAAGGACGGCCAGGCGCCGCTGGAGCCGGTGCGCATCGTGGAAGCGGAAGCCCCCGCGAAGCGCTACGGCGGCGGTACAGCAGGCGGCGCGGACGAGCAGGCCGATGCGCCCGCAGACAAATCCGTTCCCCGGCGCGAAACGCCGGTACCGGTCGTGCTGACGCGCTATGCCGCACAGAACCTGTACGCGCCGCTGCGCACCGTCGAGCCGGTCGCCGGCATCGGGCGCGTGAACCTGCGCCGCGGCCTCGCGCTGGACACCTTGCTGCCGACGCTGCCGGTGCACGCGCGGGCACTGGCCGCGTGGCGCCTGGAAGACCAGTGGGTGACGGCCGTGCGACTCACCAACACCGCCGCGCGTTGGCTCGACCTCGACCCGCGCGCCCTGCAGGGGAACTTTGTGGCGGCGACCTTCCAGCATCCGAACCTGGGGCCGGCCGGCACCCCATCCGACACCACGGTGCTCTACCTGGTCACGCGCGGCCACGGCCTGGCCGAGTCGCTGCTGCCGGCGCTGAGCCCGATCGACGCCACCGTGAACCTGCCGCCGGCCGCCGCGGCCGGCTCGGCCGGAGGAGCGCGCGATGAAAAGTAATCCGCTGCTCAAGTGGCTGCTGATCCCGATGGCGCTGCTGCTGGTGTTCGTCGGCATCAAACTGTTCTCCGGCGCCCCCGGCGCCCCCGGCGGCCCCGGCGGCCAGCCCGCCCCCAAGGGCGCGGCCAGTACGCTCACGCCCGAGGAGATGAAAGCCCTGGGCATCGCAGGCGACACGCCGCGCGATACCGTCGCCACGCTGGTGGCCCAGGTGAAGCAGTTGCGCACCGAGCTGCAGAGCGCGCTCGGCGACAACAAGCAGCACAAGGCCGAGAACGAGCGCCTGCGCGCGCGGGAAAGCGCGATCGACCAGCGCATCCAGAGCGCGCTGGAAGGCGAACGCGACCGCCTGGAGCAGGAGCGCAATCAGGTGGCCAGCGACAGGCAGCAGACCCAGGGGCTGCTGCAGGATCTGCAGCGGCAATTGGACGGCCTTTCCGGCAAGGGTGGCCCGTCCGACCTGCCCGTCGGGCTGGGGCTGGAAGAGGGTGACGGCAAGCGCTTCAACCGCGGCACCAGTGGCACGCAGTGGGTCGAGCCCGACGATGCCAAGGTCGACGCCAAGAACGGCAGCAAGGAGCCGAGCTTTCCCCTGAGCTTCGGGCCGGCCCAGAAAAGCCTGTCGGCCGCAGTGGAATCCGTCGCCGACGTCGGCAGCCGCGCGGTGGGCGCATCCACGAAGGCTGTCTACACCGTGCCGTCGAACTCGACGCTCATGGGGTCGATTGCCATGACGGCGCTGATCGGGCGCGTGCCGA
It includes:
- a CDS encoding TIGR03749 family integrating conjugative element protein, whose protein sequence is MKPIALSALAGVLLILGFVPASQAVEILRWERLPLPVPLVVGQERVVFIDRNVRVGVPAGVGDHLRVQSAGGAIYLRANEPIPPTRLQLQDVESGALILLDIAAEPAKDGQAPLEPVRIVEAEAPAKRYGGGTAGGADEQADAPADKSVPRRETPVPVVLTRYAAQNLYAPLRTVEPVAGIGRVNLRRGLALDTLLPTLPVHARALAAWRLEDQWVTAVRLTNTAARWLDLDPRALQGNFVAATFQHPNLGPAGTPSDTTVLYLVTRGHGLAESLLPALSPIDATVNLPPAAAAGSAGGARDEK
- a CDS encoding TIGR03752 family integrating conjugative element protein → MKSNPLLKWLLIPMALLLVFVGIKLFSGAPGAPGGPGGQPAPKGAASTLTPEEMKALGIAGDTPRDTVATLVAQVKQLRTELQSALGDNKQHKAENERLRARESAIDQRIQSALEGERDRLEQERNQVASDRQQTQGLLQDLQRQLDGLSGKGGPSDLPVGLGLEEGDGKRFNRGTSGTQWVEPDDAKVDAKNGSKEPSFPLSFGPAQKSLSAAVESVADVGSRAVGASTKAVYTVPSNSTLMGSIAMTALIGRVPIDGTVNDPYPFKVLIGPDNLTANGIDIPDVAGAVVSGTASGDWTLSCVRGQIRSVTFVFQDGTIRTVPEDGSKGGGSGGNSGHNGASIQGGLGWISDPYGIPCVSGERRSNAQQYLGSQALITAAGAGAASLIKSDNGSVAVVANSNGSLGTVGISGNEAMGRILAGGVRDMADWVNKLYGQAFAAVYVQPGAKVAVHLEQPLDIDYDAKGRRVHHRTGEANASDLD